A region from the Canis lupus dingo isolate Sandy chromosome 9, ASM325472v2, whole genome shotgun sequence genome encodes:
- the ICAM2 gene encoding intercellular adhesion molecule 2 isoform X4, giving the protein MSPFGCWGLPAALLALFCCPGSGEVFEVHTYPEQLAVKPGESQFINCSTSCSRPEAGGLETILAKTLMTSGAQWKEYMVSNISQDTIIYCYFTCFGEQRLTSLNVSVFYPPTQVLLKLQPTWVAVGRPFTIKCHVPAVKPLESLTLMLLRGQEVLHNQTFWGTADGTQGATATHNSTAHREDGLHNFSCQAILDLRSLGGNIIHRVSEPQMLKVYEPRPDNQMVVIISVVSVLLFLFVTSILLCFVLGQHWRQRRMGTYGVQGA; this is encoded by the exons ATGTCCCCTTTTGGTTGCTGGGGCCTGCCCGCCGCCCTCCTTGCCCTGTTCTGCTGCCCAG GGTCTGGTGAGGTGTTCGAGGTACACACGTATCCAGAGCAGCTGGCGGTGAAGCCCGGAGAGTCTCAGTTCATCAACTGCAGTACCAGCTGTTCCCGGCCTGAGGCCGGGGGTCTGGAGACCATCCTAGCCAAGACTCTGATGACGTCCGGAGCTCAGTGGAAGGAGTACATGGTCTCCAACATCTCGCAAGACACAATCATCTACTGCTACTTCACCTGCTTCGGGGAGCAGAGGCTGACGAGTCTCAACGTCAGTGTGTTCT ACCCTCCAACGCAAGTGCTGCTGAAGCTGCAGCCCACTTGGGTGGCTGTGGGGAGACCCTTCACCATCAAGTGCCACGTGCCAGCCGTGAAACCCCTTGAGAGCCTCACTCTCATGCTGCTCCGCGGCCAGGAGGTGCTGCACAACCAGACGTTTTGGGGGACGGCGGATGGTACCCAGGGAGCCACAGCCACGCACAACAGCACGGCTCACAGGGAAGACGGCCTCCACAACTTCTCCTGCCAGGCCATCCTGGATCTGCGGTCTCTCGGCGGGAACATCATTCACAGAGTTTCAGAGCCTCAGATGCTCAAGGTTTACG agccGAGGCCAGACAACCAGATGGTCGTCATCATCTCAGTGGTATCGGTGCTGCTGTTCTTGTTTGTGACATCCATCCTCCTGTGCTTTGTCTTGGGCCAGCACTGGCGCCAGAGGCGGATGGGCACCTACGGGGTACAAGGTGCTTAA
- the ICAM2 gene encoding intercellular adhesion molecule 2 isoform X3, giving the protein MSPFGCWGLPAALLALFCCPAETFAAQSSGLPGSGEVFEVHTYPEQLAVKPGESQFINCSTSCSRPEAGGLETILAKTLMTSGAQWKEYMVSNISQDTIIYCYFTCFGEQRLTSLNVSVFYPPTQVLLKLQPTWVAVGRPFTIKCHVPAVKPLESLTLMLLRGQEVLHNQTFWGTADGTQGATATHNSTAHREDGLHNFSCQAILDLRSLGGNIIHRVSEPQMLKVYEPRPDNQMVVIISVVSVLLFLFVTSILLCFVLGQHWRQRRMGTYGVQGA; this is encoded by the exons ATGTCCCCTTTTGGTTGCTGGGGCCTGCCCGCCGCCCTCCTTGCCCTGTTCTGCTGCCCAG CAGAGACATTTGCTGCCCAGTCTTCTGGTCTTCCAGGGTCTGGTGAGGTGTTCGAGGTACACACGTATCCAGAGCAGCTGGCGGTGAAGCCCGGAGAGTCTCAGTTCATCAACTGCAGTACCAGCTGTTCCCGGCCTGAGGCCGGGGGTCTGGAGACCATCCTAGCCAAGACTCTGATGACGTCCGGAGCTCAGTGGAAGGAGTACATGGTCTCCAACATCTCGCAAGACACAATCATCTACTGCTACTTCACCTGCTTCGGGGAGCAGAGGCTGACGAGTCTCAACGTCAGTGTGTTCT ACCCTCCAACGCAAGTGCTGCTGAAGCTGCAGCCCACTTGGGTGGCTGTGGGGAGACCCTTCACCATCAAGTGCCACGTGCCAGCCGTGAAACCCCTTGAGAGCCTCACTCTCATGCTGCTCCGCGGCCAGGAGGTGCTGCACAACCAGACGTTTTGGGGGACGGCGGATGGTACCCAGGGAGCCACAGCCACGCACAACAGCACGGCTCACAGGGAAGACGGCCTCCACAACTTCTCCTGCCAGGCCATCCTGGATCTGCGGTCTCTCGGCGGGAACATCATTCACAGAGTTTCAGAGCCTCAGATGCTCAAGGTTTACG agccGAGGCCAGACAACCAGATGGTCGTCATCATCTCAGTGGTATCGGTGCTGCTGTTCTTGTTTGTGACATCCATCCTCCTGTGCTTTGTCTTGGGCCAGCACTGGCGCCAGAGGCGGATGGGCACCTACGGGGTACAAGGTGCTTAA
- the PRR29 gene encoding proline-rich protein 29 isoform X1: MASDPGGCWGQPPPQGAAGTPRVTVLQPVAWAAPPPRPQPGRVKEDLLELMLLQNAQMHQLLLSSLVAAAFNPGPASSHQQVYLEGQQEEEEMQAQEEGPLVFHHHYLPCPMPTLGPLLPWPVPFLSFPPQQPHLQDESRIQHCPPASGTRGLRTVPPPPPPSATGTVGADVPPASDYYGAESLP; encoded by the exons ATGGCCTCGGACCCCGGAGGGTGCTGGGGTCAGCCCCCACCGCAGGGTGCAGCCGGGACG ccccgggTGACCGTCCTGCAGCCCGTCGCCTGGGCCGCCCCACCCCCGCGCCCGCAGCCGGGCAGAGTGAAGGAAG ACCTGCTGGAACTGATGCTGCTGCAGAACGCACAGATGCACCAGCTGCTGCTGAGTAGCCTGGTGGCAGcagccttcaacccagggccagCCTCTTCCCACCAGCAG GTCTACCTGGAGGGtcaacaggaggaggaggagatgcaaGCCCAGGAGGAAGGGCCTTTGGTGTTCCACCACCACTACCTGCCCTGCCCGATGCCCACGCTGGgccccctgctgccctggccggtccctttcctttccttccccccacAGCAGCCCCACTTGCAGGATGAGTCCAGGATTCAGCACTGCCCTCCTGCCTCTGGGACAAGGGGTCT GAGAAccgtgcccccgcccccaccccccagtgccaCAGGCACTGTGGGTGCGGATGTACCCCCGGCTTCAG ACTACTATGGTGCCGAGAGCCTACCATGA
- the ICAM2 gene encoding intercellular adhesion molecule 2 isoform X1 produces MRPRDGRGPQRTLPFDCRQRETKSSSSGSGDCEEKCYHALSTLFWTTCRCFPSASSPQPCRKGIPSPFDRRRNRFRERKHLAQRHTAAETFAAQSSGLPGSGEVFEVHTYPEQLAVKPGESQFINCSTSCSRPEAGGLETILAKTLMTSGAQWKEYMVSNISQDTIIYCYFTCFGEQRLTSLNVSVFYPPTQVLLKLQPTWVAVGRPFTIKCHVPAVKPLESLTLMLLRGQEVLHNQTFWGTADGTQGATATHNSTAHREDGLHNFSCQAILDLRSLGGNIIHRVSEPQMLKVYEPRPDNQMVVIISVVSVLLFLFVTSILLCFVLGQHWRQRRMGTYGVQGA; encoded by the exons ATGCGGCCCAGGGACGGCAGAGGCCCGCAGAGGACATTGCCTTTTGACTGCCGTCAAAGGGAAACCAAATCCTCTTCCAGTGGGTCAGGGGACTGTGAAGAAAAATGCTACCACGCCCTGAGCACTCTGTTTTGGACAACCTGCCGGTGCTTTCCAAGCGCTAGCTCACCACAACCCTGCAGGAAAGGGATTCCTAGCCCATTTGACAGACgaagaaacaggttcagagagagaaagcacctgGCCCAGCGTCACACAGCTG CAGAGACATTTGCTGCCCAGTCTTCTGGTCTTCCAGGGTCTGGTGAGGTGTTCGAGGTACACACGTATCCAGAGCAGCTGGCGGTGAAGCCCGGAGAGTCTCAGTTCATCAACTGCAGTACCAGCTGTTCCCGGCCTGAGGCCGGGGGTCTGGAGACCATCCTAGCCAAGACTCTGATGACGTCCGGAGCTCAGTGGAAGGAGTACATGGTCTCCAACATCTCGCAAGACACAATCATCTACTGCTACTTCACCTGCTTCGGGGAGCAGAGGCTGACGAGTCTCAACGTCAGTGTGTTCT ACCCTCCAACGCAAGTGCTGCTGAAGCTGCAGCCCACTTGGGTGGCTGTGGGGAGACCCTTCACCATCAAGTGCCACGTGCCAGCCGTGAAACCCCTTGAGAGCCTCACTCTCATGCTGCTCCGCGGCCAGGAGGTGCTGCACAACCAGACGTTTTGGGGGACGGCGGATGGTACCCAGGGAGCCACAGCCACGCACAACAGCACGGCTCACAGGGAAGACGGCCTCCACAACTTCTCCTGCCAGGCCATCCTGGATCTGCGGTCTCTCGGCGGGAACATCATTCACAGAGTTTCAGAGCCTCAGATGCTCAAGGTTTACG agccGAGGCCAGACAACCAGATGGTCGTCATCATCTCAGTGGTATCGGTGCTGCTGTTCTTGTTTGTGACATCCATCCTCCTGTGCTTTGTCTTGGGCCAGCACTGGCGCCAGAGGCGGATGGGCACCTACGGGGTACAAGGTGCTTAA
- the ICAM2 gene encoding intercellular adhesion molecule 2 isoform X2, producing MRPRDGRGPQRTLPFDCRQRETKSSSSGSGDCEEKCYHALSTLFWTTCRCFPSASSPQPCRKGIPSPFDRRRNRFRERKHLAQRHTAGSGEVFEVHTYPEQLAVKPGESQFINCSTSCSRPEAGGLETILAKTLMTSGAQWKEYMVSNISQDTIIYCYFTCFGEQRLTSLNVSVFYPPTQVLLKLQPTWVAVGRPFTIKCHVPAVKPLESLTLMLLRGQEVLHNQTFWGTADGTQGATATHNSTAHREDGLHNFSCQAILDLRSLGGNIIHRVSEPQMLKVYEPRPDNQMVVIISVVSVLLFLFVTSILLCFVLGQHWRQRRMGTYGVQGA from the exons ATGCGGCCCAGGGACGGCAGAGGCCCGCAGAGGACATTGCCTTTTGACTGCCGTCAAAGGGAAACCAAATCCTCTTCCAGTGGGTCAGGGGACTGTGAAGAAAAATGCTACCACGCCCTGAGCACTCTGTTTTGGACAACCTGCCGGTGCTTTCCAAGCGCTAGCTCACCACAACCCTGCAGGAAAGGGATTCCTAGCCCATTTGACAGACgaagaaacaggttcagagagagaaagcacctgGCCCAGCGTCACACAGCTG GGTCTGGTGAGGTGTTCGAGGTACACACGTATCCAGAGCAGCTGGCGGTGAAGCCCGGAGAGTCTCAGTTCATCAACTGCAGTACCAGCTGTTCCCGGCCTGAGGCCGGGGGTCTGGAGACCATCCTAGCCAAGACTCTGATGACGTCCGGAGCTCAGTGGAAGGAGTACATGGTCTCCAACATCTCGCAAGACACAATCATCTACTGCTACTTCACCTGCTTCGGGGAGCAGAGGCTGACGAGTCTCAACGTCAGTGTGTTCT ACCCTCCAACGCAAGTGCTGCTGAAGCTGCAGCCCACTTGGGTGGCTGTGGGGAGACCCTTCACCATCAAGTGCCACGTGCCAGCCGTGAAACCCCTTGAGAGCCTCACTCTCATGCTGCTCCGCGGCCAGGAGGTGCTGCACAACCAGACGTTTTGGGGGACGGCGGATGGTACCCAGGGAGCCACAGCCACGCACAACAGCACGGCTCACAGGGAAGACGGCCTCCACAACTTCTCCTGCCAGGCCATCCTGGATCTGCGGTCTCTCGGCGGGAACATCATTCACAGAGTTTCAGAGCCTCAGATGCTCAAGGTTTACG agccGAGGCCAGACAACCAGATGGTCGTCATCATCTCAGTGGTATCGGTGCTGCTGTTCTTGTTTGTGACATCCATCCTCCTGTGCTTTGTCTTGGGCCAGCACTGGCGCCAGAGGCGGATGGGCACCTACGGGGTACAAGGTGCTTAA
- the PRR29 gene encoding proline-rich protein 29 isoform X2, which translates to MASDPGGCWGQPPPQGAAGTPRVTVLQPVAWAAPPPRPQPGRVKEDLLELMLLQNAQMHQLLLSSLVAAAFNPGPASSHQQVYLEGQQEEEEMQAQEEGPLVFHHHYLPCPMPTLGPLLPWPVPFLSFPPQQPHLQDESRIQHCPPASGTRGLN; encoded by the exons ATGGCCTCGGACCCCGGAGGGTGCTGGGGTCAGCCCCCACCGCAGGGTGCAGCCGGGACG ccccgggTGACCGTCCTGCAGCCCGTCGCCTGGGCCGCCCCACCCCCGCGCCCGCAGCCGGGCAGAGTGAAGGAAG ACCTGCTGGAACTGATGCTGCTGCAGAACGCACAGATGCACCAGCTGCTGCTGAGTAGCCTGGTGGCAGcagccttcaacccagggccagCCTCTTCCCACCAGCAG GTCTACCTGGAGGGtcaacaggaggaggaggagatgcaaGCCCAGGAGGAAGGGCCTTTGGTGTTCCACCACCACTACCTGCCCTGCCCGATGCCCACGCTGGgccccctgctgccctggccggtccctttcctttccttccccccacAGCAGCCCCACTTGCAGGATGAGTCCAGGATTCAGCACTGCCCTCCTGCCTCTGGGACAAGGGGTCT GAACTGA